The Gossypium hirsutum isolate 1008001.06 chromosome D02, Gossypium_hirsutum_v2.1, whole genome shotgun sequence region CTTATTATTGCCCAAGTTGAGCAGAGCTATTGTCTTGTTGTCGACTTTGAAGGCACGAAACCGAGTGTCCTTATCGGTACCTTTAGTGTCATTAGAATCCGCCCAAATCCAATTCGGGCTACGCCACCAGAACTTATCGGAAGAAACCGGCTTGATCCGGATGTCTCCATTCTTCATATAAAAAACCTCCATTGGCACAGATCCAGCACCGACATCCGTACTCGAGAATTCTAAATATGGGTGACCCTCGAAATGGCTAAGACGCAGGAACATATCATTGTTTCCTTTGAAAGCAACGTACCGAGGCAGAATCACCAACGACTCCCAATCAATAACTTTGAAGATATCATTGCCATTATCCGCAACATTTTTGTTGTTTGCCAACACGCCACGACCGAGTTCCGATGTAGCCAATGGCCATAAGCATAAATAGCATCCAGATTGAGCATGAACAAATCGAAAATTTTTATATACAGAGTCTTTCAAGATAGGCTCGAACAATGTGCATGACTCCTTGGATCGGTCTTCTTCCGGCTTATCGGCAGTTATAGTAATCCAATACTCCTCATCTGGTTTTCCGGTGATGGAAGGATTATGAGTTCGCTCCAAGTATTTGTTGTTGGTACAGCTCCTTATGTGCACCAGCCCATCTTTAGCAAACTCCACTTCGAATTTTGCATTTGCGCTCACAACCGTTGGTTCGGTGAACTCGGCATACCCGTTGTACTTTCCGTTGTCGTGCTTGTAGCCAAGGTATGTTTCTGCACCGGAGGATTTGAGCACGATGAACCTTGGCACTGACTTTTTCTATAACAAAGTAACTCTCTCAATCTTGTGCTTATGCTTTGGTATACATTAAACCTCAAGGGCTAAGCTTTTTATAGAAAAACTTATTGCTCTTTTATTTTAGTAgttcttttttagattttttctTACAACTTTGTGCCAATTAACATTACAGTCCACTTGTTCTTCTTGATGTAACctacatttcaataattttggtACACGTTACAAATGGAGTAGGAGATGACTATTACAAGGTTTAAACTAATCTTTTAAGATGTGAATTTAACCACTACTctcttatattttatatgtataaacgTTGGAATTTATCAATATCCTACTGAATATATTTATGATTCACCTACATTTAAATCATTTTAGTAATGGTTGATTGATTCTTAGTTTAATTAGCATGAGTATTGGTGTCAATGCAAGAAAACGTGAATTTAAGTGCgttgaaatatattatttttttatttatgagctaaaaattaaaattcaattttgaaagGAATATAAAGACACATGaagcttgtatttttttttttaataatgaatCGTCATACGAAATCTAAAGGATTCACATGAAACTGCTGAAAACCAAAACAAAGGTTGATACGGAACATTAAAAGGGAGCATACGCATAGCTCCGCCATTCCCCTTTGTCACTGCTTGCAATAATTGTTCATTTGTTTGGAATTCCATTGCTAGAATTTGAAAAAGccttcaaaataatatttgttacgTTGTAGTAAATAGGAGAGGAAcgagattttttttaattgcggGAGTTTATCCTCTAATAAAAATGTCCAACACaacaaattttgtttatttttcttaataatttgatatgataaatcttaaattgtaaaattttatcagATTGCTCCAAGGATCAAATTGCTCatcatttattataattttaatatataaacatataattctTTCTTGAAGCTAAGGTTTCTTCATTGCTATGTAGATTTATATTatcaattctttatttttttcccagtttgattccttcatcaaatttctatgaaataatagtttttttttttaaaaaaagttttggtCATTTAATAATCAACACAGTTCACTACATAGAGAGTTCAATCACACAAGTTCATTCAGATTTGAATAAAAAGAGCCTAAATCAACCTTCAACACCTAAAATCGAAGCTAGAAAAACTAGCAGCAATAACAGCAATAGGATCTTCATAAGACAAGCTCACGACAGCCACAAAAACACCATTTCACAAAAACTAAACCCCAATCAAGCCTTTAGCAACAAAGGCAACTTTTGATCCGTATGTatggtttaaattatgttttgattacCGAACATTAAATAGTTACGATATGATCACTAATTGTCACATCCAAAAACTGAGTTAGTAGGAATTGGGTTAGTGAACTAAGAGTGGTCATGCCCTATTTTAAAATAAGGGTAGTAATAGTTGTAAcaagtaatttaatttgtttgagCGGTTAAGTATTCTTAATGTATGCTTGAGATTGTGTTTGATTCTCTTTaagaatttatttattaatttgatcCCATATCTGATTTGGTATGTATAGATTatctttaatttttgtattttatttacaTGAATGAACCTGTAATTGGTTCAATGGTTAAAACTTAACATCCCTTCTGCTCACAAGTTTAAATCATGTCGTGTGCAGAAGTAGA contains the following coding sequences:
- the LOC107960610 gene encoding uncharacterized protein translates to MAELCKKSVPRFIVLKSSGAETYLGYKHDNGKYNGYAEFTEPTVVSANAKFEVEFAKDGLVHIRSCTNNKYLERTHNPSITGKPDEEYWITITADKPEEDRSKESCTLFEPILKDSVYKNFRFVHAQSGCYLCLWPLATSELGRGVLANNKNVADNGNDIFKVIDWESLVILPRYVAFKGNNDMFLRLSHFEGHPYLEFSSTDVGAGSVPMEVFYMKNGDIRIKPVSSDKFWWRSPNWIWADSNDTKGTDKDTRFRAFKVDNKTIALLNLGNNKFCKRLTIEGKTNCLNAAVPSITREAFLMVQEPVLSRKIYNLRYDIENALVYNKKVLVLAENSATNRTTQANTLDVKLSYTETNTSTWLAHFTLGLETKATFEVGVPLIGKAGVEISSKLEAGIEWGETKTTTTVMEANHQAHVRPMTKVTVYLSISHGTCDVPFVFTQKDTLYSGTVVTTDVTGNTFTGANYYNIQYDTKEEPITS